A single genomic interval of Sceloporus undulatus isolate JIND9_A2432 ecotype Alabama chromosome 2, SceUnd_v1.1, whole genome shotgun sequence harbors:
- the LOC121921997 gene encoding uncharacterized protein LOC121921997 isoform X2 has protein sequence MEEDMPESLSGMDGKTLINSYDKGPKNIPWCRNEILDLLDIWGAARFQSRLKESHRNLDIFNDIADEMKKRNHARTGEECKSKTKHMRFEYRKVFNYNKMSGRDPISCPYFKELDDILHGDASIVVNRLSRSINLARGNQAVASNCYGQGGRRRKGFGKSAPSNVPMVPPACNASMESSARAILDESEIGNCSISNTRQENSPQDPAVDENDSSFNSLEQEIENSDGREDNPQDDRFTVVNMSPNTCLQRIRNRSRRAVRG, from the exons atggaggaagacatGCCTGAATCTCTGTCCGGAATGGACGGCAAAACACTAATAAACAGTTATGACAAGGGGCCAAAGAACATTCCTTGGTGTAGAAACGAGATATTGGACTTGCTGGATATTTGGGGGGCGGCCCGTTTCCAAAGCAGACTTAAGGAATCTCATCGCAATCTGGACATATTCAATGACATTGCTGATGAGATGAAGAAGCGGAATCATGCAAGAACAGGAGAGGAGTGCAAGAGCAAGACGAAACACATGCGTTTTGAATATAGAAAGGTGTTTAACTATAACAAGATGAGTGGGAGGGACCCCATTAGTTGCCCATATTTTAAAGAACTTGATGACATATTGCATGGAGATGCTAGTATTGTTGTTAATAGGTTGTCCAGAAGTATAAATCTAGCTAGAGGAAACCAGGCTGTGGCTTCAAATTGTTATGGTCAAggcggaagaagaagaaagggtttTGGGAAATCAGCCCCCTCCAACGTCCCCATGGTACCTCCAG CTTGTAATGCATCGATGGAATCAAGTGCAAGAGCGATCCTTGATGAGTCAGAGATAGGAAATTGTTCGATCTCGAACACAAGACAAGAAAACAGTCCACAAG ATCCAGCAGTAGACGAAAACGATTCAAGCTTTAACTCACTGGAACAAGAGATTGAAAATTCTGATGGAAGAGAAG ATAATCCACAGGATGACAGGTTCACAGTGGTGAACATGTCCCCAAATACATGTCTTCAAAGAATAAGGAACAGAAGTAGAAGAGCAGTACGAG GATGA
- the LOC121921997 gene encoding uncharacterized protein LOC121921997 isoform X1 yields the protein MEEDMPESLSGMDGKTLINSYDKGPKNIPWCRNEILDLLDIWGAARFQSRLKESHRNLDIFNDIADEMKKRNHARTGEECKSKTKHMRFEYRKVFNYNKMSGRDPISCPYFKELDDILHGDASIVVNRLSRSINLARGNQAVASNCYGQGGRRRKGFGKSAPSNVPMVPPACNASMESSARAILDESEIGNCSISNTRQENSPQDPAVDENDSSFNSLEQEIENSDGREDNPQDDRFTVVNMSPNTCLQRIRNRSRRAVRGELIDEKALIP from the exons atggaggaagacatGCCTGAATCTCTGTCCGGAATGGACGGCAAAACACTAATAAACAGTTATGACAAGGGGCCAAAGAACATTCCTTGGTGTAGAAACGAGATATTGGACTTGCTGGATATTTGGGGGGCGGCCCGTTTCCAAAGCAGACTTAAGGAATCTCATCGCAATCTGGACATATTCAATGACATTGCTGATGAGATGAAGAAGCGGAATCATGCAAGAACAGGAGAGGAGTGCAAGAGCAAGACGAAACACATGCGTTTTGAATATAGAAAGGTGTTTAACTATAACAAGATGAGTGGGAGGGACCCCATTAGTTGCCCATATTTTAAAGAACTTGATGACATATTGCATGGAGATGCTAGTATTGTTGTTAATAGGTTGTCCAGAAGTATAAATCTAGCTAGAGGAAACCAGGCTGTGGCTTCAAATTGTTATGGTCAAggcggaagaagaagaaagggtttTGGGAAATCAGCCCCCTCCAACGTCCCCATGGTACCTCCAG CTTGTAATGCATCGATGGAATCAAGTGCAAGAGCGATCCTTGATGAGTCAGAGATAGGAAATTGTTCGATCTCGAACACAAGACAAGAAAACAGTCCACAAG ATCCAGCAGTAGACGAAAACGATTCAAGCTTTAACTCACTGGAACAAGAGATTGAAAATTCTGATGGAAGAGAAG ATAATCCACAGGATGACAGGTTCACAGTGGTGAACATGTCCCCAAATACATGTCTTCAAAGAATAAGGAACAGAAGTAGAAGAGCAGTACGAGGTGAACTTATA GATGAAAAAGCATTAATACCATAA